In Anopheles gambiae chromosome 2, idAnoGambNW_F1_1, whole genome shotgun sequence, a single window of DNA contains:
- the LOC1276407 gene encoding LETM1 domain-containing protein 1, which produces MSLTLLRTLCRHQQHVLQQRQSVSFVGSGAFRGAIRLQSTAGGDGPKQDGDNDKQSTKERLAAKYSRENVKRNVQGYVFSRFFDYVKNYDKVIEKKFPSAVHVYRVFLVGVRDFFNDMKKLVKITKIVYSHDNDLRCLTRKEIELYYQMPRDMRKVAPVLLISALPFANYVIFPLAYMYPRTLLTSHFWSAQQKLDFVQIDLRNRLLYNRRVFRCMQSKLDALKKTHDPAYEKFAYMLGLLGSGLHPTSEEILDVKEVFQRPPFHLNSLSSSHLKYLCRLHDIHAGLLRRFRLSERAYVVHHMDMAIKREGGVHNMPIESLKHACYLRGLNANNLSAESMIEWLQEWVKVSLVVDEDCISMLLHLPIFLTYNHTNNWILIH; this is translated from the exons ATGTCGCTGACATTGTTGCGTACGCTGTgccgccaccagcagcacgtgCTACAGCAGCGTCAGTCCGTTTCGTTCGTAGGCAGCGGCGCGTTTCGTGGTGCAATCCGCCTGCAAAGCACCGCCGGTGGAGATGGTCCGAAACAGGACGG CGACAACGACAAGCAATCGACCAAAGAGCGGCTGGCGGCCAAGTACAGCCGGGAGAATGTAAAGCGCAACGTGCAGGGGTACGTGTTTTCACGGTTTTTCGACTACGTGAAAAACTACGACAAGGTGATCGAGAAAAAGTTCCCGTCGGCGGTACACGTCTACCGGGTGTTTCTGGTCGGCGTGCGCGATTTCTTCAACGACATGAAGAAGCTAGTCAAGATCACGAAAATCGTCTACTCGCACGATAACGATCTGCGCTGCCTGACGCGCAAGGAGATCGAGCTGTACTACCAGATGCCGCGGGACATGAGGAAGGTGGCGCCCGTGCTGCTCATATCGGCGCTGCCGTTCGCGAACTATGTGATATTTCCACTTGC TTACATGTACCCCCGTACGCTGCTAACGTCCCATTTCTGGTCGGCACAGCAGAAGCTAGACTTTGTGCAGATCGATCTGCGCAATCGGCTGCTGTACAATCGGCGCGTCTTTCGCTGCATGCAGTCGAAGCTGGACGCGCTGAAAAAGACGCACGATCCGGCGTACGAAAAGTTTGCCTACATGCTGGGCCTGCTCGGCAGCGGGCTGCACCCAACGTCCGAGGAGATACTGGACGTGAAGGAAGTCTTTCAACGGCCGCCGTTCCACCTGAACAGCTTATCGTCCTCACATTTG AAATATCTCTGCCGATTGCACGACATTCACGCTGGACTGTTGCGGCGGTTTCGGCTCAGTGAGCGTGCCTACGTCGTACACCACATGGATATGGCGATCAAGCGAGAGGGAGGCGTCCACAACATGCCGATCGAGTCGCTCAAGCACGCCTGCTACCTCCGGGGGCTGAATGCGAACAATCTGAGCGCCGAGAGCATGATCGAGTGGCTGCAGGAGTGGGTCAAGGTGTCGCTGGTTGTCGACGAGGATTGCATCAGCATGCTGCTGCATCTACCCATCTTTCTGACGTACAACCACACCAACAACTGGATTCTGATACACTGA